Within the Salvia hispanica cultivar TCC Black 2014 chromosome 4, UniMelb_Shisp_WGS_1.0, whole genome shotgun sequence genome, the region aacacaatcctatatacatatacatatacatatacatatacatatacatcCGAAGCAAGTTCATCAGCTCGACTAATGCTTTAACTTAATCAAATCCCTGTCCTCGCCACTTGTTCACCTCCCTGGAAGTTGCTCGAATTAGCTTTTTCGTATTCACTACTAGCTCGTCAACAAGGCCGCTGATTTCATCCCTGCAGTAAGCAACCACGACATTCGTTAGCCAACGCCAAAACACCATGAGAACAAGATTTCTAGCATGCTCACAAGCCTAAGACAATTTTGTTTTGCCATCACACAAAAACtgctactagtatttaattcttttttttttttttgcacattTCAGGGATATCTCACATCCTACAGATTATAAAGTAAATACATTCTTTCTACACATTCTCTCATAGCATCATGACCTTCAATATCATCATTATACAACTTTCTGCACATTTCAGCAAGAATATAAATACGATTGTGCCAAAAAGCAACCTAATTCAAGAAACACTCATCAAACACAACTCGCATGCCCCCCTGTGGTTTCTAAGTTATTCTAAGGATGACAATGCAGATTAGGTTTGTAGACCAATGTTGAGAGCTCATGAGCCTAGTGATATGGGGTAAAGTTGAAATATATTTCCAAGGGATGTGAGACAATGGAATTCGATTCAGATGTTTGCACTTTTCTTTAGTCACATTCTCTAGAGTGAAAATATAGTCGTTAATCACCTTCTGAAACAATAAATGGGGCCACCAATGAAATATCAAATGGAATAATAACCAAACACTGCAGTTGCAACATAACATGTTGAACCATGGACATGCTGAAATGCAGTTCATTCTCCAAAGTAagacattttaaatttgtaataattcCATCGTGTCAAAAGCAAGCTTTACTGGCTCTTCGTTTAAAAGCAATAAACAGTCATTACtcattactaattttatcatatcaaTACTTGGGTCTAATGGATAGAAGCTCGTTCGATAACATCAATTTTGTTGCACAAATTTGGAGCCGTTCCCTATATATTGTAAATTCAGACTGTTCAGAGCTTGCCAATATGAAAATAGATGCTTCATCGACCCAATACTCAGTATAACTAATCTTAGCGGCCAaacaccaaaataaaaaagaacgCACTTCCCCCCTCCCCACTCACAGTCTCATACACAGAGACACACTACATCTACtattgtcattttcttttggatcacaatgaaaatttaatctgCAAGAGCAAGATATTTTACTTCCTAGGAAAGCAACCAGCAACCCAGAAaccaataaaagaaaaggaatcaTCATCATATTTAGCCTTTCCCCCAAATAGTTAATACACCCGGTAATTTGCTaatcatttgaaaattatCTCTAAAACCAAAAGAAGGAATAAAGTTAACAAATGAAGAAATTGTAAAAGCCAGAATCATAgtaatttcataaaatgtaTAGTAAATTTCAATTCTTAGACAATCTATTATTTGCAAGACAGTTGAAAGAAACAGAGAGTAGATTCAAATTGGTGACCTTTCAGCAATCAAGATTAATCCTTTTTTTCTCAGCAATCATAACCAAAATATGATCACATTTTCTACGtaaagtaaacaaaaaaaaaaatcagaaataaagaaattttgaaggtatggaaaaatgagaagCAATTGCAATTGGAAACTTACTGTGCGGGGAGAGCTCGGAAGCTGTGAAAAGCCTTGTCAACATTAGAGTATTTCCGATTGTCATCATACGCGATCCCTCGGCCGACGCCATACCCAAAACCCACACCAACGCCGCACCCAGCTCCGAACCCGAATCCGAGCTGCAGGCCCGGGATTCCCGGACCAAAACCCGCACCTGATTGAAGAAACACCGTCACTCACAGCCACAGACCTCAACATGGAACCCTAATTTTACCTCCAAGGAGACCAAAGGCGAAACCAAAGCCGCAGCCGGCGCCGACGCCGAAGGCAGGTCCGAGCTTTCCGAGTTGATTCGATTTAAGCTGCGGCAGCTTCCATAACAAGCCCTTCTCCTCTGCGTCTCTGCCTCCTCCGTTCATCCTCCTCAGCTTCACAATTCTCGAATTCCACTGATCACTttgaattgattatttaaGGGAGTGCTTAATTTGTGGAGACGCCCCTCGACTCTTCTTTTATTTCACTCTTGCCCCAAATTCAGTTCAAACTTTGTTTAATTACAAAAACGCCCCGATAAATTATTCCGAAAACGATGATGGCTGCTTGCTTCACGAGTCTATCTCTTCCCTCTGCAACTCCTCCGCCTCCATCTCAATCTCATTGTTTAAGTTCACTAGCGCTCCATAAAAACAGACTATTTAGTGGTGCGATTCGATTTGCTCGATTGCAATGTCACCGTTGCTGCGGTGTTACGAGCTCGAGGATTGAGAACTCTCATGCGCTCATTGATGACGATATCCATGCGCTGTTGCAGGTGAGGTAGcgaatttgatttatattctAGATTTACACAGCCATACCTCTGCAATTGAGCTTCCTTCTCGCATTTTCGCAGATTCTTCCACATGATTTGCGCCATAATCTTTTGGATGACTCCAATCGGCATGACCTTATGGAGGTAATACGACA harbors:
- the LOC125218431 gene encoding uncharacterized protein LOC125218431; this translates as MNGGGRDAEEKGLLWKLPQLKSNQLGKLGPAFGVGAGCGFGFAFGLLGGAGFGPGIPGLQLGFGFGAGCGVGVGFGYGVGRGIAYDDNRKYSNVDKAFHSFRALPAQDEISGLVDELVVNTKKLIRATSREVNKWRGQGFD